In the Chroococcidiopsis sp. SAG 2025 genome, one interval contains:
- a CDS encoding methyltransferase domain-containing protein codes for MKTQSPISLSTASSTPAYLRLSEETQELLCCPVCSSQLELDESQLKCTNGMCQACFPIVNGIPILIDDEASVFAIGDYLDIDNTTLKPKPLWERQLINLIPSIHLNLKGKQNYQKFVALLQQRHSRPKVLVVGSSIRGQGMEPLYFAPDLELVETDVAFGADVSIICDAHSLPFADNSFDGVVIQAVLEHVVDPYQCVAEVHRVLKPEGVVYSETPFMQQVHLGRYDFTRFTHLGHQRLFRNFAEIASGPVCGTGMALAWSYQYFLLSFVKSSLARALVKTVARLTSFWLKYFDYILIDRAGTYDAASGFYFLGTKSDRTVSDRELLAQYKGAQASSF; via the coding sequence GTGAAAACACAATCTCCCATTTCCTTATCAACTGCTAGCAGTACTCCTGCGTACCTGCGTTTATCTGAGGAAACACAAGAATTGTTGTGTTGTCCAGTTTGTTCCTCTCAATTAGAGTTGGACGAGTCTCAGCTCAAATGTACGAACGGTATGTGTCAGGCTTGTTTTCCTATTGTGAATGGCATCCCTATACTGATTGACGATGAGGCAAGCGTGTTTGCGATCGGCGATTATCTCGATATAGACAATACAACTCTCAAACCAAAACCTCTATGGGAAAGACAACTCATTAATTTAATTCCCAGTATTCATTTAAATCTTAAAGGCAAACAAAACTATCAAAAATTTGTTGCCTTACTTCAGCAACGCCATTCCCGTCCAAAAGTTTTAGTTGTTGGTAGTAGCATCAGAGGTCAAGGAATGGAACCTCTATATTTCGCTCCTGACTTAGAACTTGTAGAAACAGATGTTGCCTTTGGCGCGGATGTCTCAATTATCTGCGACGCTCACAGCCTCCCTTTTGCCGACAATTCCTTCGATGGAGTTGTCATTCAAGCCGTCCTCGAACACGTCGTCGACCCTTATCAGTGCGTCGCAGAGGTGCATCGCGTTCTCAAACCAGAAGGCGTGGTTTACTCCGAGACTCCTTTCATGCAGCAAGTTCACTTGGGGAGATACGATTTTACTCGCTTTACCCACTTGGGACATCAGCGTTTATTTAGAAATTTTGCCGAAATCGCTAGCGGTCCAGTCTGCGGTACGGGAATGGCACTCGCTTGGAGCTATCAGTATTTTCTGTTGAGCTTTGTCAAGTCATCCCTTGCTAGAGCTTTAGTAAAGACAGTAGCAAGGTTAACTAGTTTTTGGTTGAAGTATTTTGACTACATATTAATTGACCGAGCCGGAACATATGATGCGGCATCTGGTTTCTATTTTCTCGGTACGAAAAGCGATCGCACTGTTTCAGATCGAGAATTGCTGGCTCAATATAAAGGCGCTCAAGCTAGCTCTTTTTAA
- a CDS encoding glycosyltransferase family 2 protein produces MPKVSVIIPAYNSMTYLPATLDSVLRQTFADFEVFIVDDGSSDNTAAWGSQIQDRRVQLMTQANQGTCAARNTGIALAQGEYIAFLDADDLWHPTKLAKQVRYLDEHPEVGLVYTWTALIDPEGRPTGRIFANRDRGDVWQQLVQRNITESGSSFMMRRRCFETVGVFDTTLSHVGDWDMCLRIAARYNFGAIEEPLVYYRQYSNSMSKNWQRVEKCFYTVLDKAFQSKLPELQDLKDRCYGLVNLTLAWKCLQTQTKDYKQAIQFRTTAIAYSPQLRYSKEYVRLSVAIAIVRWCGADGYNRILAVFHALRRRISNLRDRLSVPLSPG; encoded by the coding sequence ATGCCTAAAGTTTCAGTCATTATTCCAGCCTACAATTCCATGACATATTTACCAGCAACTCTAGACAGTGTGCTGAGACAGACGTTTGCTGATTTTGAAGTATTCATCGTTGATGATGGTAGTTCCGATAATACTGCTGCATGGGGCAGTCAAATCCAAGATCGGCGCGTCCAATTGATGACTCAAGCCAATCAAGGTACTTGCGCCGCACGCAATACAGGTATTGCTCTGGCGCAAGGAGAATATATAGCATTCCTCGATGCAGATGACTTATGGCATCCCACCAAGTTAGCTAAACAAGTCCGCTATTTGGACGAACATCCAGAAGTCGGCTTAGTGTATACTTGGACAGCATTGATCGATCCCGAAGGTAGACCTACGGGCAGAATCTTTGCTAATCGCGATCGGGGTGATGTCTGGCAACAACTCGTACAGCGCAATATTACAGAATCTGGCAGTTCGTTTATGATGCGCCGTCGTTGTTTTGAAACTGTAGGGGTATTCGACACGACCTTATCCCACGTTGGCGACTGGGATATGTGTTTGCGAATTGCCGCTCGCTATAATTTTGGGGCGATCGAGGAACCTTTAGTGTACTATCGCCAGTACTCGAACAGCATGTCCAAAAACTGGCAGCGGGTGGAGAAATGTTTTTATACAGTGCTAGACAAAGCATTTCAATCTAAATTGCCAGAACTACAAGATTTAAAAGACCGTTGCTATGGCTTGGTAAACTTAACCCTTGCTTGGAAATGCCTGCAAACTCAAACCAAGGATTACAAACAAGCGATTCAATTTCGTACCACCGCGATCGCCTATTCCCCTCAACTGCGGTACTCTAAAGAGTACGTTCGCCTGAGTGTAGCAATTGCGATCGTGCGCTGGTGTGGCGCTGATGGCTACAATCGCATCTTGGCAGTATTTCATGCTCTGCGGCGACGAATCTCGAACCTCAGAGATCGGCTTTCAGTTCCTCTCAGTCCGGGTTAA